CGATCCATAGCACTCCGTTCGGCTTCGCCTGCGCGGAAGAAACCTTAGCGATGAGGCGCGAAGTCCCAATTCCGACCGAGCAGTTCAAGCCGGTTTCGGCCTTCATGCGCACATGCAGCGCGTGAGCGGCTTTCAGTGGAGGACCGTGCAGACGCTCGGTGCCGGTCATATCCAGGTAGGCTTCGTCGATCGACGCCATTTCTACCTGGGGAGAAAACGTGCCGAGAACGCGATGGACTTTTTCCGAGCACTCGCGGTATCGCTCGAAATGGCCATTGACGAAAATCGCGTGCGGGCAATGCTTGGCCGCGGCGCGCAAGGGCATGGCCGAGTGGACACCGAATTTTCGGGCTTCGTACGAAGCGGCCGAAACAACGCCGCGTTCGTCGCGCTGCCCGCCGACCACTACCGCTTTGCCTTTCAGCGAGGGATCGAACAACTCCTCCACCGAAACGAAAAAGGCGTCCATGTCGACATGGAAGATAGTGCGAGTGAAATCGGGCTGGTGGGCGACAGCCATAATGGAACGAATTCTAGCAGTCGCGGCCCGGCTGTAGAATCTGTCGAACGCGGGCGTCGACGGCTGTACGGGCCCCGTCGCAAAGCATGCAGCGACCGCCAAATGTACTCCCGGAGCGTAAAAAGTGGTACCATCTTTCGCTTCAGACAACTCTGCATCGATCCAAACGCATCGACCAGTAGAAATAGCCCGCCCAAATACTCGAAGTCTCGTAAGCATTAGTTGCAGTCGCGAAAAAAGCCGTGAGTTCGATGGCAGGAGATTCTGTGGCTCAGGATTATTTTCGTTGGTTGTCGCATGGGAGACTCGTTGTCCTGCTTTGGGCGGCGGCAATCATAGCGGCGGCTACGATGGCGTACACCGGCCCGGCGGGATGGGACGCACAGATTTATTGGCGAGCCCTACAAAACCTGCGCCACGCCGAGGATCCCTATGCGGTGGGGATTGCCGCACAGATAGCTTTCCGCAACCGACCAGTCTCCAGCCCCGTCGAACATGTGCCATTTACCTACGTTTATTCCCCCATGACGCTGCCGCTGCTGAGCGCGCTCACATCCGTACCGGGATGGCTATTGGGCTTGCTTTATGGCTTGGCGGTCTCTGCGGGATTCCTTCTGCAATTGTGGGCCGGTTTTCAGATGGCGGAGAAGCGAGAGCGCCCATGGCTTGCACTCATGCTGCCCGCAGTAGCATTTTTTCCGGGGCTGGTCACTGATGACACAATTCTGAGCGGAAATATCGGTTACGTCCTCTACGGGGTGATTCTGGCCACGGCAGTCTCCGGGTGGAAACGTGGCCGCTGGTTCTGGTATTACGTCGCCGTATTGGCGGCATCGATCGTGAAGGCGCCTCTCCTGAACCTGCTTGCGTTCCCGATTCTGGTGGGGAAGCGGCAGTGGCTTCCCGCCGGCGGAACGGCGGCTGCTGGATTGGCGCTTTTTGCCGTGCAGGCAAAGATCTGGCCGGAGCAGTTTCGCGAGTACCTGGTTGCCATCCGGCTGATGTTCGACATTGTCCATGACTTCGGCTTTGGCCCCGGCGGAAGCATAGGTCGAGGCTTGTGGCGCGCAGGACGGCCTTATTCTTCCGCATCGATCGTCGCCTATTTGGTTTCTTCGCTGGTGGTTGGCGTCGTCCTGCTAATACTGAGGCGGCGCGTCCGTCTCGGCCAGATGACACAAGAAGAATGGATTCCAGTCGCGATGGTCGGTACGCTCTTGTTCTACCCTCGGATTATGCGATACGACCTTGCCGCCTTCTCGATTCCTATGCTGCTGATCGCCTGGCGAACTTTCCGGAAAACGGCCGAGTTCAGTGCGCCCGCAACATCGGGAAAACTATTTCCCAGGCTAAACCGAGAGACGGCGATCGTGCCGGTCTTCTTCCTCGCTACCAACGTCCTTACGGTCACCGGACCCATGTGGGTTCCAGTCGAACTCATGGCTTTGCTGGCCATCTTCGCACTGGGAGTCTGGTCGGCGTACCAGCCACAATGGCTGGGCCGGCGGTCCGATGTGCTGAGCGACGCTGGTGCTCTCGCCGGACAATTGTCCGATCAGCATCTACCGGGACCGCCGATGAGGGTGACATTCGACGTTGAGTGATCGGATTGACAACAAGTCGGCATCTCAGGTTTGGGCGAATTCAAACTAAAACCTTCTCCGCCGCCGGAACGCCCCGCATCTGCCGCACCTTCTCGTAGACTTTGCCATATTCGCGGGCGGAGGCGTTCCAGGAGAAATCTTTGTTCATGCCGTTGCGCATCAGAGCCTGCCACGAGGTCTGGTCGCGGAAGGCGGTCAGCGCCTGCTTGATGGTGAGCAGCAGCGATTCGCCGTTATATTCGGTAAACTTGAAACCAGTTCCCTTCCCGGTGCGGGCATCCCAGGGTTCGATCGTGTCGTCAAGTCCTCCGGTCGCGCGGACGATGGGCACCGTTCCATATTTCAGACTGTAAATCTGGTTCAGGCCGCAAGGTTCATAGCGTGACGGCATCAGGAACATGTCGGCGCCGGCTTCGATTTTGTGCGCGATCGCGTTGTCGTAGGCTACTTTGACTGCAATTTTGTTGGGGAACTGCTTGTTGAGACGCCGAAACATCTCTTCGTACGCCTTATCGCCGGCGCCCAGTGCGACGATGATCATCTCTTCGCGCACCAGGCGGTCGGCGATCTGCGAGATGAGATCGAAGCCTTTCTGGGCAGCAAAGCGGGAGACGATGCCGATCACCGGCAGTTTTGTGTCGGCGCCGGGCATTCCGAACGCCGCCAGCAAGTCCTGTTTGCATTTCGCCTTACCGGATAGATCCTGCGGCGAAAATTTCGCGGCCGCGAACTTGTCGGTCTGCGGACTCCACTCCTCGTAGTCGACTCCGTTCAGAATTCCAGTCACGGTGGACGCGCGGTCGCGCAGCACGCCTTCCAGTCCAAAGCCGTATTCGGCAGTCTGAATCTCCTGGCTGTATTTGCGGCTCACCGTGGTCACGAAATCGGAATATGTCAGTGCCCCTTTCAGAAAATTCACCTGGCCGAAAAATTCCATCTTCGCGATGGTAAAGAGATCCCAGGGCAGCATCAGCAAGGGAAGCGTGTCGGGGGGAAACAATCCCTGGTAACCCATGTTGTGGATGGTGAAGACTGTGCCTGTATCTCGGAAGGCCGGATCTTCGGCATAGATGGTCCGTAGCAGAACTGGAACCAGTGCCGACTGCCAGTCATGGCAGTGAAAAATATCCGGCACGCCCAGGATTTTCGCTGCCTCGAGTACGGTGCGGGAAAATAATGCAAAGCGCTCGGCATTGTCGGGATAATCCCCGGCAGGAGTGCCGTATAAGGCCTCGCGATCAAAATACGGCGGATACTCTACGAAATAAAAGCGCACTCCATTTTGACTGCCTCCGCTCACCACCGAAGCAAAGCGATATTCATCGTCGAAGGGAACGGTGACGCTGCGAACCACCGTCGCGGGATCGGTGAGCTTGGTCTGGCGATAGCGCGGCAGGTAAACACTGATGTGATGTCCGAGGGAGGCCAGCGCCCGGGGCAATGCGCCTACTACGTCGGCCAGGCCGCCCGTCTTCGAAAATGGCACCCCTTCTGAAGCGGCGAATACGATATTCATGAGTACGAACCTCCTACGAACCCCCAGAGACGCGCTGCTTTTCCCGGCAGGGCTTTCCCGGCACAGGCTTTTCCCGAGACAAGCTTTTCCCGAGACAAGCTATGATGAATATGAATTTGTCTCGGGACCAGCCGGGTCCGGCGTTAAGATGCCAGGACCGACTTCAAAGTCTACTTCCCGAGTGAGTGAGGGTCAACGTGCCAAAGGTCGCTTCCACGCGCCGTCCGCAAACCAAGCCTAAATTGGGGCAGCATTTCCTGGCCAGCGAAGACCTGGCAGCGCGCGTGGTCGAGACCCTAGGCGACGTGTCGCAGAGCACGGTGCTCGAAATCGGCCCCGGACGCGGCATTCTGACGTCACTGTTGGCGAAGCGGGCGCGGCGACTGATCGCCGTGGAACTCGATCGTGTGCTGGCGGCGCAGCTGAGACTGAAGTTCGGCATGGCGCGCAATGTGGAAGTCATCGAGGCAGACGTTCTGGCCATCGACTTCGATTCCCTCTTCGGACCGAAGCCTGGACTGAGCCGCCCCGGCGTTGATCTTAAACTCGAACCGGTGAAAGTCGTGGGCAATCTTCCGTATTACATTACCTCCGACATTCTGCTGCGGTTGTTCGAGTTTTCGAAATACTTTGACAGCATCGTAATCATGGTGCAGCGCGAAGTTGCCGACCGCATCGCGGCCGAGCCCGGCGGCCGCGATTACGGCATGCTCTCCGCCACGGCGCAGTTGTACGGCCGCGTGGAGAAGCTGTTCACGCTGCCGCCGGGAGCATTTGTGCCTCCACCGAAGGTTCATTCGACCGTGCTGCGGTTGACCATTGATCCGCAACAGGCAAAACTAGGCGTCGCCGGCGATGGCTTCATCGATTTTCTGCGCCTGTCGTTTGGGCAGAAACGCAAAACACTCTGGAACAATCTGAAGGCCAAGTATGAAAGCGACGAGTTAAAGCGAGCTCTAGCTGAGGCGGACGTGAAGGCCACGGCCCGCGCCGAGACTCTGAGCCTGGAAGAAAGCGCGGCAATCTATCGCGCCTTGCGCGGGACGGCTAAATGAATGCGGATTCTGTTCGGTCGCGGAATTCAAAAGCCTGAAGCGCAAAGATCGCGAAGGAACGGCCGCTAAGATCGCAAAGAAGAACTTGGCAGTCTGTTGAAGGTTTCGCAATCAAGATTTCGCAATCAAGGCTCAGCAACTTGAGGGTTAGCAATTTAAGAGGTTAGGCAATTTCGAGCTTAACAATTTAACGATTTGGTTCTGAAAGGCGAGGAGGGGCCGTGGCTAGTCCTATCCTGCGTCACCCCGCCGTTGCGGGCCGCTTCTATCCTGACGATCCCGACGACCTGCGCTCCGAAGTGAGGAATTACCTCTCGCAATCAAATGGGTCGCTGGCTCCGCTGCGCGCCTTGGGCTGCATCGCGCCCCACGCGGGATACATATATTCCGGGCATGTAGCAGGCGCGGTGTTCTCGCGCCTGGAAATTCCGCGGCGCTGCATCGTGCTCTGTCCGAACCATACCGGGATGGGCCGCGCGCTCGCCATCATGAGCGAAGGCGCATGGCAAACGCCGCTGGGCGAGGTTCCCGTCGATCGTGCGCTCGCCACCACCTTAAAAGAACGATTTCCCGCCCTCGAGGAAGATTCCGCGGCTCACCGCGCCGAGCACGCGGCCGAAGTGCAGCTTCCGTTCTTATTGTTGCGACAGCCGCGATTGCAGTTTGTTCCCATCGCTCTGGGCACGCGGCAATTCGAAGTTCTGGAACAGCTGGGCATGGCGTTAGCGGATGTAATTACGGCGCAGCGCGATTCGACGCCCAACGATTCCATCCTGATCGTCGCTTCGAGTGACATGAATCATTATGAGTCCGACGTCGTCACGCGGATCAAGGATCAGCGCGCGATCGAACGGATTCT
Above is a window of Candidatus Sulfotelmatobacter sp. DNA encoding:
- the glgA gene encoding glycogen synthase GlgA — encoded protein: MNIVFAASEGVPFSKTGGLADVVGALPRALASLGHHISVYLPRYRQTKLTDPATVVRSVTVPFDDEYRFASVVSGGSQNGVRFYFVEYPPYFDREALYGTPAGDYPDNAERFALFSRTVLEAAKILGVPDIFHCHDWQSALVPVLLRTIYAEDPAFRDTGTVFTIHNMGYQGLFPPDTLPLLMLPWDLFTIAKMEFFGQVNFLKGALTYSDFVTTVSRKYSQEIQTAEYGFGLEGVLRDRASTVTGILNGVDYEEWSPQTDKFAAAKFSPQDLSGKAKCKQDLLAAFGMPGADTKLPVIGIVSRFAAQKGFDLISQIADRLVREEMIIVALGAGDKAYEEMFRRLNKQFPNKIAVKVAYDNAIAHKIEAGADMFLMPSRYEPCGLNQIYSLKYGTVPIVRATGGLDDTIEPWDARTGKGTGFKFTEYNGESLLLTIKQALTAFRDQTSWQALMRNGMNKDFSWNASAREYGKVYEKVRQMRGVPAAEKVLV
- the amrB gene encoding AmmeMemoRadiSam system protein B, with product MASPILRHPAVAGRFYPDDPDDLRSEVRNYLSQSNGSLAPLRALGCIAPHAGYIYSGHVAGAVFSRLEIPRRCIVLCPNHTGMGRALAIMSEGAWQTPLGEVPVDRALATTLKERFPALEEDSAAHRAEHAAEVQLPFLLLRQPRLQFVPIALGTRQFEVLEQLGMALADVITAQRDSTPNDSILIVASSDMNHYESDVVTRIKDQRAIERILTLDPRGLFEVVTQQNISMCGLGPAIAMLTAGRHLGAKSAELVKYATSGDISGDRETVVGYAGIVVR
- the rsmA gene encoding 16S rRNA (adenine(1518)-N(6)/adenine(1519)-N(6))-dimethyltransferase RsmA, whose product is MPKVASTRRPQTKPKLGQHFLASEDLAARVVETLGDVSQSTVLEIGPGRGILTSLLAKRARRLIAVELDRVLAAQLRLKFGMARNVEVIEADVLAIDFDSLFGPKPGLSRPGVDLKLEPVKVVGNLPYYITSDILLRLFEFSKYFDSIVIMVQREVADRIAAEPGGRDYGMLSATAQLYGRVEKLFTLPPGAFVPPPKVHSTVLRLTIDPQQAKLGVAGDGFIDFLRLSFGQKRKTLWNNLKAKYESDELKRALAEADVKATARAETLSLEESAAIYRALRGTAK